Proteins from one Triticum aestivum cultivar Chinese Spring chromosome 7A, IWGSC CS RefSeq v2.1, whole genome shotgun sequence genomic window:
- the LOC123150705 gene encoding E3 ubiquitin-protein ligase RDUF1, protein MAGMLPGVECARRRRMWQGGGAGADQAAAGTRRLSFCLYAAGHGAAHAVGTGNSGNKQRSGAMDGWALDSNAREAKERLDQKLKSKSTGPDTVIKRHHSTGSIKLSRANGSGGGGGGGGGSSAAVATGVQREVYSKKGVMRRLMRWSRLRWEAAEQAECAVCLEEFAAGDVLAHLPCGHRFHWGCALPWLEGAAAASHSCPFCRAAVDAGAHAAS, encoded by the exons ATGGCCGGGATGTTGCCCGGGGTGGagtgcgcgcggcggcggcggatgtgGCAGGGCGGGGGCGCCGGGGCGGACCAGGCGGCCGCGGGCACCAGGCGGCTCTCCTTCTGCCTCTACGCGGCCGGGCACGGCGCCGCTCACGCCGTGGGCACCGGAAATTCCGGCAATAAG CAGAGGAGCGGCGCCATGGACGGGTGGGCGCTGGACAGCAATGCCCGGGAGGCCAAGGAGCGGCTGGACCAGAAGCTCAAGAGCAAGAGCACCGGGCCCGACACCGTCATCAAGAG GCATCACAGCACGGGGAGCATAAAGCTGAGCAGAGCAaacggaagcggcggcggcggtggtggcggagggggctcgtcggcggcggtggcgacgggcGTGCAGCGGGAGGTGTACTCGAAGAAGGGCGTGATGCGGCGGCTGATGAGGTGGAGCCGGCTGCGGTGGGAGGCCGCGGAGCAGGCGGAGTGCGCGGTGTGCCTGGAGGAGTTCGCCGCGGGCGACGTCCTGGCGCACCTGCCGTGCGGCCACCGCTTCCACTGGGGCTGCGCGCTGCCCTGGCTcgagggcgccgccgccgcctcgcactCCTGCCCGTTCTGCCGCGCCGCGGTCGACGCCGGCGCGCACGCCGCCTCCTAG